One Nostoc sp. UHCC 0302 DNA window includes the following coding sequences:
- the gatB gene encoding Asp-tRNA(Asn)/Glu-tRNA(Gln) amidotransferase subunit GatB, whose translation MTAATTVKTEYEAIIGLETHCQLSTNTKIFSNSSTAFGAEPNTNIDPVCMGLPGVLPVLNEKVLEYAVKAGLALNCQIAKYSKFDRKQYFYPDLPKNYQISQYDLPIAEYGWLEIELLDANGNPIRKRIGITRLHMEEDAGKLVHAGSDRLSGSTYSLVDYNRAGIPLVEIVSEPDLRSGQEAAEYAEELRRIVRYLGVSDGNMQEGSLRCDVNISVRPVGQKEFGVKVEIKNMNSFNAIQRAIEYEIERQIAAVESGDRIVQETRLWEEGSQRTISMRVKEGSSDYRYFPEPDLAPIEVTKEQLEKWRSELPELPAQKRHHYENNLGLSPYDARVLTEERFVSEYFEAAIASGANPKAAANWITQDIAAYLNKQKLSITEIALTPTNLAEVITRIEQGKISNAQAKEKLPDLLSGISPEKAFAGQELISDPNVLEPIIDEVIAANPKELEKYRNGNINLKGFFVGQVLKKTGKRADPKLTNELVEKKLNA comes from the coding sequence ATGACTGCTGCTACTACAGTAAAAACTGAGTACGAAGCGATTATTGGTCTAGAAACCCATTGTCAGCTGAGTACCAACACCAAAATTTTCTCTAATAGTTCTACAGCATTTGGTGCTGAACCCAATACTAATATTGACCCAGTTTGTATGGGTTTACCTGGAGTTTTACCCGTACTTAACGAAAAAGTTCTAGAATACGCTGTCAAGGCTGGTTTGGCGCTGAATTGTCAAATCGCTAAATATAGCAAATTTGACCGTAAACAGTATTTTTATCCAGACCTACCTAAAAATTACCAAATTTCTCAATATGATCTACCCATTGCTGAATATGGGTGGTTAGAAATTGAGCTGCTAGATGCTAATGGTAACCCGATTCGCAAGCGTATCGGCATTACACGTCTGCATATGGAAGAAGATGCGGGAAAATTAGTACACGCAGGTAGTGACCGCCTATCCGGTTCTACCTATTCTTTGGTAGACTACAACCGCGCAGGTATCCCCTTGGTAGAAATTGTTTCAGAACCAGATTTGCGTTCTGGACAAGAAGCCGCCGAATATGCTGAAGAATTACGCCGGATTGTGCGTTATCTCGGTGTGAGTGACGGCAATATGCAAGAAGGATCACTACGCTGCGATGTCAACATTTCCGTGCGTCCAGTGGGACAAAAGGAATTTGGCGTCAAAGTAGAAATTAAAAACATGAACTCGTTCAATGCTATTCAACGGGCGATTGAATATGAAATTGAGCGACAAATTGCAGCTGTAGAATCAGGCGATCGCATCGTACAAGAAACTCGTCTGTGGGAAGAAGGTTCTCAACGCACAATTAGTATGCGGGTTAAGGAAGGTTCTAGCGATTACCGCTATTTCCCTGAGCCAGATTTAGCACCGATTGAGGTGACAAAAGAACAATTAGAGAAGTGGCGCAGCGAATTACCAGAACTCCCAGCACAAAAACGCCATCATTATGAAAATAACTTAGGGCTTTCGCCTTACGATGCGCGAGTGTTGACAGAAGAACGTTTCGTATCAGAGTATTTTGAAGCTGCGATCGCTTCTGGCGCAAATCCTAAAGCCGCAGCTAACTGGATTACTCAAGATATTGCAGCATACCTCAACAAGCAAAAACTCAGTATCACTGAAATTGCTTTGACTCCTACCAATTTAGCTGAGGTGATCACTCGGATTGAACAAGGCAAAATTAGTAACGCCCAAGCTAAAGAAAAATTGCCTGATTTGCTGAGTGGTATTTCTCCTGAGAAAGCTTTTGCCGGTCAAGAGTTAATCAGCGATCCGAATGTACTAGAACCAATCATTGATGAAGTGATAGCCGCCAACCCCAAAGAACTAGAAAAGTATCGCAACGGTAACATTAACCTTAAAGGCTTCTTTGTTGGACAGGTTTTGAAAAAGACTGGCAAACGTGCTGATCCTAAGCTGACTAACGAATTGGTAGAGAAGAAATTGAATGCTTAG
- a CDS encoding alkaline phosphatase family protein, which translates to MAPYFNEPAREPKLPKSLLTKLLRDRIKYVFVIFNENHSFDNEYGTFPGVNGLYSDGRRPRSPEKTPGFTQTYTDTNGLTVKVQPFRIGAEQNASAIDSVDHSHTGLATKLHIVNGEPQMDQFAYDEYRRFASKGGTANIAEGKQFANLVMSHIDCDTIPFFWKWASRFTVFDNIFATEDTPSTPNAIAMLAGQSGETQWIKHGSDGQSYTVGSHTGTTQGVPIVNDPQPFYGSQFDETTGNKQPSGAKESYADSNIASNLTFASLPLTFLGRNIQAVLSGNKNPLFDLPDIQQDIPFIQNLRTKPVNWRWYQEGYDLEPTDTNGVASHNAYVSHHNGAQYFGYIANTPQVSDSLRGLGDFFTDIANNKLPRGGVFYIRGGYTNQQGLKPPITNPKTPADEVAAINASKSGDDDHPGYTDRQLSEAMAARVINAIASRPNLWRQSAIIITYDESDGFYDHVPPRILSYGPDGLPLSRGIRVPLILISPYARTHAVSHVEGDHNSVIETINTIFGLPPLASLPDEAQALAAGNSPKFNHYAPPGFEQKYLGPRDINSPISDSLLSGFDSKRLLGISPPLPASFATIPDSIVTTLPHYGGQGCKAIGITPEDDRQGIVNNIPPGFNPLPSTYPAGNR; encoded by the coding sequence ACGAGAATCACTCGTTCGATAACGAATACGGAACCTTTCCAGGCGTCAATGGACTCTATTCGGACGGACGTAGGCCTCGTTCTCCAGAGAAAACGCCGGGCTTCACTCAAACCTACACAGACACCAACGGCCTAACTGTCAAAGTTCAGCCATTCCGGATCGGGGCTGAACAGAACGCCAGCGCCATTGATAGCGTTGACCACTCACACACTGGCCTGGCGACTAAGCTTCACATCGTGAACGGTGAACCGCAGATGGATCAGTTTGCCTACGATGAGTACAGGCGCTTTGCATCCAAAGGTGGTACAGCTAACATCGCTGAAGGCAAGCAGTTTGCAAACCTTGTCATGTCACACATCGATTGCGACACGATTCCGTTCTTTTGGAAGTGGGCTAGCCGCTTCACAGTCTTTGATAACATCTTTGCAACCGAAGACACACCTTCTACCCCGAATGCGATCGCGATGCTCGCAGGACAGTCAGGTGAGACACAGTGGATCAAGCATGGCTCAGACGGACAGTCTTACACTGTGGGCAGCCACACTGGTACAACGCAGGGAGTGCCGATAGTCAACGACCCGCAACCCTTCTACGGCTCTCAGTTCGACGAGACGACAGGCAACAAGCAGCCAAGCGGTGCGAAAGAGAGCTACGCCGATAGCAACATTGCCTCAAACCTGACCTTCGCAAGCCTACCCCTCACCTTCCTGGGCCGCAACATTCAGGCAGTGTTATCTGGCAACAAAAATCCTTTGTTCGATTTGCCAGATATCCAGCAGGACATTCCGTTCATCCAGAACCTCAGAACCAAGCCCGTCAATTGGCGCTGGTATCAGGAAGGCTATGATCTTGAGCCGACTGATACGAACGGGGTTGCCTCGCACAATGCATACGTTAGCCATCACAACGGCGCACAGTATTTCGGCTATATCGCCAATACACCGCAGGTGAGCGACAGTCTACGCGGGCTTGGTGACTTCTTCACCGACATTGCCAATAACAAGCTGCCTAGAGGGGGTGTATTTTATATCCGTGGTGGCTACACGAACCAGCAAGGGTTAAAGCCACCAATCACGAACCCCAAAACGCCCGCAGATGAAGTTGCCGCAATTAATGCATCCAAGTCAGGGGATGACGACCATCCAGGTTACACCGACCGACAACTCAGCGAGGCGATGGCAGCCCGCGTGATCAACGCGATCGCCTCACGTCCAAACCTCTGGAGACAGAGTGCCATCATTATCACTTATGACGAGTCAGATGGTTTCTACGACCATGTTCCGCCACGTATTCTGTCCTATGGCCCTGATGGACTGCCCCTTTCCCGGGGTATCCGCGTGCCGCTGATCTTGATCTCACCCTACGCACGGACACACGCTGTCTCACACGTCGAGGGTGATCACAATTCGGTAATTGAGACGATCAACACGATTTTCGGACTGCCTCCGCTCGCTAGCCTCCCCGATGAGGCACAGGCGCTTGCAGCTGGCAACTCCCCGAAGTTCAACCACTATGCCCCGCCAGGATTTGAGCAGAAATACCTTGGCCCACGGGACATCAATTCGCCAATCTCAGACAGCCTGCTATCTGGTTTTGATTCAAAGCGTCTGCTTGGTATTTCACCACCACTGCCGGCCTCGTTTGCAACAATTCCTGATAGTATTGTGACCACGCTACCGCATTACGGTGGGCAAGGTTGTAAGGCGATCGGGATTACGCCAGAGGATGATCGTCAGGGCATTGTTAACAACATTCCCCCAGGTTTCAACCCGCTGCCAAGCACTTACCCAGCCGGCAACCGTTGA
- a CDS encoding chromophore lyase CpcT/CpeT has protein sequence MTHSTDIITLARWMAADFSNQEQAFENPPFYAHIRVCIRPLPWELFSGVSLFLEQAYDFLLDRPYRMRVMNLIKEDNHIVIEHYNLKEEQKFYGASREPERLKLLSVDQLNKMPGCNMVVEWTGKSFKGRVESGKGCIVVRDGKNTYLDNEFEIDPDKFFSLDRGRDLETDERLWGSIAGPFHFVRWGSFADEVKVSDE, from the coding sequence ATGACTCATTCTACTGATATCATCACCTTAGCCCGCTGGATGGCTGCTGACTTTAGTAATCAAGAACAAGCTTTTGAAAATCCGCCTTTTTATGCTCACATTCGCGTGTGTATCCGTCCCCTCCCTTGGGAATTGTTCTCAGGGGTAAGTTTGTTTTTGGAACAAGCTTATGATTTTCTACTTGATCGACCCTACCGGATGCGGGTAATGAACTTGATTAAGGAAGACAACCATATTGTTATCGAACACTACAATCTTAAGGAAGAACAAAAGTTTTACGGCGCATCCCGTGAACCCGAACGCCTAAAACTCTTATCTGTTGACCAACTGAATAAAATGCCAGGTTGCAACATGGTTGTAGAGTGGACTGGTAAGAGCTTCAAAGGCAGGGTTGAATCTGGCAAAGGCTGCATTGTCGTTCGCGACGGCAAAAATACTTATCTTGATAATGAATTTGAGATTGACCCTGACAAGTTTTTTAGCCTCGACCGGGGACGAGATTTAGAAACAGACGAACGTCTTTGGGGTTCAATCGCTGGGCCATTTCATTTTGTCCGTTGGGGTAGCTTTGCCGATGAGGTGAAAGTCAGCGACGAATAA